A window of Aequoribacter fuscus genomic DNA:
CGATACGCCAATCAATTCATTCAAGGGTGTAACGATAGCGTATGCGGACATATTTCGCTATGAACTGCCCAGCTGATTAAACATTCACGTGTTATAATTTCGACGTCTCCCTGAGGAACTGCCTATGACCACCCCGACCCACCGTCGAACCAAAATTGTTGCCACTATCGGACCCGGTAGCGACAACCCAGACAGCCTATTCAGACTTATTGAAGCAGGCGTTGATGTCTTTAGATTGAATTTTAGCCACGGCTCGGCGGACCATCACGCCGCAGTCGCGGAAAGGGTCCGCAAACAGGCCGCGATTGCCGGCCGTTACGTCGGTATATTGGCAGATCTACAGGGTCCTAAAATTCGAATCGCAGGCTTCAAGGAAGGCAAGATCGAACTAAGCGCAGGAGACCGGTTTATACTTGACCTGGAGCTCGACAAAGACGCCGGCGACCAGCGCTCAGTCGGCGTGGATTTCCCGGATCTCGCGGAAAGTGTGGGTGCGGGTGATACGCTGCTTCTCGACGATGGACGCGTGCGACTAATCGTGAACCACGTATTCCATAAAACAATCGAGTGCACGGTCGTTGTAGGGGGCATACTGAGCTCCCGCAAAGGCATTAATCGTTTAGGTGGTGGGCTCTCGGCGCCCGCACTGACTGACAAAGATATTTCGGACATTAAAAGCCTCAAAGCGGTCCAACCGGACTTTGTCGCAGTATCGTTTGTCAGCACCGCGGCCGATATCGAGCAAACAAAGGGGTTACTTGAAGAGGCAGGGGTAAGCGCCGGCATTATCGCCAAAATCGAACGGGCTGAAGTTGTCGCCGACACAGATACTCTCGACGCAATCATAGATGCCTCGTTTGGTGTCATGGTAGCACGCGGGGATTTGGGCGTAGAGGTTGGAGACGCCCAACTCATTGGCATTCAGAAGGACCTGATTTCGCGGGCGCGGCGCCAAGACAGAGTCGTGATTACCGCCACGCAGATGATGGAATCTATGATCAACAGTCCGATGCCCACTCGCGCCGAAGTGTTCGATGTAGCGAACGCCGTGCTTGATGGCACCGATGCCGTGATGCTTTCGGCAGAGACGGCCGTTGGTAACTACCCTGTCGAGGTAGTGAAAGCGATGGCCGACTCCGCGCTTGGCGCCGAGCGACACCCGGTAGCGCGATCGTGGAAACACAAAGCCAATCAAAAATTTGACAGTACCCAAGAAACCATTGCTGTCTCGGCTATTTACGCCGCGAGCCACAATGATAACGTCCGGGGAATTGCCTGTCTTACCGAATCGGGCAATACCCCCTTGTTAATGTCGCGCATCTCGTCAGGTTTGCCCATTTTCGCACTCAGTGATAATCATGCGACGTTGCAGCGTCTTGCGCTATGTCGTGGCGTTATTCCGCTCTATTTCGACGCACGAATGTTCGAGCCCGAAATGATCGAGGAGCGTGCTGTGGAGTTTTTGAAAGACGGGCGTTACGTCGTCTCAGGCGATTCCATTATCTTGACCAAAGGCGCCATCATGGGGCAAACGGGATCAACCAACATTTTGAAGATCCTAAATGTGGCTTGATAATCAGAATTAGTGACTTTTTCCCATAATAGAGGCTAAAGAGTCACATACATGAAGCAATAAGGGTGTTAGACTGGTCTCGTCACATTGGGTGACACCGTTAATGTGCGGCTCTGGATTCCAGATAAAGCACGAAAGCAGCAATGTATGAAGCTCCCTACGGAGCGTTTTAACACAGGTAAGTAATATGGCTACAACAACTGGCACCGTCAAATGGTTTAACGAAACTAAAGGCTTTGGCTTCATCGAACGTGAAGGCGGCCCTGACGTGTTCGTACACTTCAGCGCGATCAAAGGCGATGGTTTTAAAACATTGGCAGACGGCCAAAAGGTCGAGTTTGATGTGACCGATGGACAAAAAGGTCCTCAAGCGGAAAATGTGGTGCCATTGTAAGATACACCCCATCATCCAAATGAAAAAGGAGCCACGAGGCTCCTTTTTTTATACCTGTTATTTCCTACCTATTGGCGGCCTCAGCAAAAATCGCTAACCTCTGGGATTTGCCGCGCTGGCAATTAAGGGGCAATAACAGACGCGATGCTTTGCCGGCGCACCAAACAAAAAAGCCCGCGATGCGGGCTTTTTCATATTTCAACGATCAGATCTAGTCTTCGGCCAATTTAGCCTGACGCTCTAGCTCGCTATTCAAGTACTTGATCCATTGCTTAGCGTAGGTTTCAGAGCGTTTGTCTTTCCCTGCTTCCTTGAACGCTTTTCGTGCTTTGTCGTACTGCTTCGTATTGAAGTAGGCCATGCCGAGCGACAACTGGGCGTTGTCCTCGCGACGAACACCGCCACGCTTAAGACCCTTCTCCAAGGCAGCAATTGCCTCTTCAAACTTGTCTCCGTCTAGGTATACGTTACCCAGACGCGCGTACAGCTCGCCATCTTCCGACTTCTCTGCTGCAATTTCCATCGCAGGAATGGCTTTGGCAACTTCCTGAGCCTGGCGATAGGCCGAACCCATGATCTCGTAGTTCTTAGAGGTCGGGTCGATGAGCTTTTCTTTGAGGCCACGATCCATGACTTGAGCGGCCTTATAAGGCACTTCGCCCTGCAAGTACAAGTAGGCCATCGTTACGCGCTCGGGACCCTTGGTCAAAAGATCTTGCGCGTAAGCCGCATCCATCACGGAGAGCTGCTTCCCTTCTTCTTTTTTCTCACCGTACATATGGCTGAGCTGAATCCAGTACTGATCTTTCGGATAGTACGTCACCAGGTTACGCAGCATATCGATGGTATTGTCCACATCGTTACGTTCAAAGTACAAGAAACGCGCCAGGTTGTACCACTGCTCCTTGGGCAACCTGCCTTTGTCTTCTTCCATTTGAATCGCGATTTTTACGTTCGCCAAGGCATTATCGTAGTCTTTCAACTGGTAGTAGCCTTGTGACAACAACACGTGCGCCGTCGCTGATGGCTGGTCGGTGACCGCAAACCACTCGAGAAGCATGTCGACACCGTTCTTCCAGTCTTCCTGCACAAAGTACAGCTGAGCAATGGTGTACTTGGTGTTGGTCTCCATTGCCAAAGGAATGTCCGGCTGAGCAATGACGTTACGGTAGGCCTCAAGCGCTCCAGGAAAGTCTTCGTTGCTGTAGTGGATGAACGCATACAGGTTATAAACGTTAGCTAATTCGTACGAATTGAGCTCTCGCTTGCCCGACGCATCAATCATTGCATCCAACACAGACCTGGCTGTCGCCCAGTCTTTTGCCTCAGCGGCAGTTTGCGCTTCAGCCAGTTTCTCGTAAACCTTATTACGAAGCGCTGGGGTGCGACGTGTTTCACGCTCCTCCTTCTTGGCTTCCTGTGCAAACGCCGTGCTCGCTTGAAAACCGACAGCCTCAGAGGCCTTCTCGATGCCAACTTGCGCCAACATCAGAGGGAGTGACAGCGCTGCTGCCCGCATCCACACGTGTTTATTACTTAAGTTTTGCATATCTCGTATCCCGCTTACTGCTCAAGCTCGTAGGTGAATTTGTTCTGCACACCGGCCACTTCGATAGGCTCGCCGTCGACTACGCGAGGCTTGTACTTGAACTTTTCGGCCGCTTTTAAGCTTGCACGCTCGAAAACACCCTCGGGCTGACAATCCACTGGAATGGGATCGCGAATAGAACCCGATTTGGTCACAACGTACTCAACGATACAGTATCCGGTGATACCGCGCGTTTGAGCGCGACGTGGGTAAATCGGCGCAACTTTTACAATCGGCAAGTACTCACCGTCACCCGATGACATACCCGACGAATTGATCGACACGTCAACTTTTGCCGTCGGCGCGAGGTTAACAACATCGACGTCCATATCCATATCGAACTCTAAAGGCTGCATATCTGGCGGCGGCTCTTCAGGATCTTCGACTTTCTCTGGTTTGACTTCTTTGACGTTCACTTCAATTTCTTTGTTGGGAACGACAATGTCGGCTATTTTTCGTGATTTGACTTCTTCTTGCTCGTATTCACGGTCAATTAGGCTCTGCATCACAAAAAACAGGCCGACTGCGACGGGAACCGCTACCAACGCGGCTATGATAACCCTCACAATACTATTGCCCATCTCGATTACACCTCATCATCCGTAGAAATACAGGGTGGCGCTGTTAGTAGCGAACGCACCTCGTCAATTAACTCCTCAACCGCGTAAGCAGGCGTATCTTGATCCACCTGGATTACTAAATTCGCTTGTGGAGCTTCCTTTTTGGCCGCTTCTGTCACTCGGTTTACGCGGTCTAAAGGTACCTTATTTTTGTTGTAATAGATGTCGCCCTGACCATCCACCGCAAAAATGATCGTACCCCGCTCACAAGCTTCCATTGTTGAAGCTTGTGGCTTAAACAACTCAACACCGGGTTCTTTAACGAACGATGACGTTACGATAAAGAAAATCAACATGATGAATACCACGTCAAGCATCGGGGTTAAGTCGATCTGCCCCTCATCGCTGGCACTGCGACGGCGTGCAGCCTGATCTCTCATGCTCATTTTTTACCTCCACCGCTCGCCCAGTTAACCGAGCCAGCGCCCGCTTCTCGAGCAGCATCAGCGACGTTAACGACCGCGTTTGCCCGAGCACCTTTTTCCACTTTGATGGTAACAGCTTGCTCTGGATCGCTCGCCAGTAAGCGCTGAATGTTAGCTCGAACCGAACGTACATCGACTCGTCGATTTTCCATCCAAATTTGGTTATCGCTACGAATATTCACCAAAATACTCGTCGCATCGCTCGGGTCCGACTTAGAGTTATCGGGACGGTTGACTTCAATCCCAGCCTCCTTGATGAACGAGGCGACAACGATAAAGAAGATCAGCATGATAAACACCACGTCTAGCATAGGTGTTAAATCAATTTCGGCGCCGTCTTCCTCTTTTTGTTTCGCAAGTTTGCGCATTGGTCGAATGTCCTTTCTGTCGTCAAACCATTAATGATCTGACGTCAATTTATCCTCAAGTGATTCCTGCTCGCGCTCTGCAATTCGCTGCAAATAGGTATTTGCAAACAAACCAGATAACGCTGCCACCATCCCCGCCATCGTCGGAATTGTTGAACGCTCAACACCGCCAGCCATTGACTTTGCATCGCCACCGCCGGTCACTGCCATTACGTTGAACACCTCGATCATACCAGTCACGGTACCCAACAGACCCAACAAGGGGCATAAGGCGACCATCGTGGTAATAACAGACATGTTGTTGTTAATCACTTCTCTACTCTGAGATACCAAGCGCGATCGAATCTGCTTCGCATTCCACGATTTCCGCTCGGCTCTACTTTCCCACTTATCGATCAACAGGCGCCGTTCAGCACGCCAAGCGAAAGTGAAAAACCAAAAGCGCTCGAAAATCAGGGTCCACATAACGAACACAAGTATCGCGATCAGCCAGAGTACATCCCCGCCTTTATCCATAAAGGCGAGAATGGTTTCAGTAATGCCTCCAGACATAGTCTAGCTCCTACTTGTGAGACGTCTCGGAGTGCTCGGCAATGATACCGGTCGCTTGTTCGTTCAGCAGGTGTATCACACGCTGCGCACGCCCATTAACCAAGGTGTGCAACAAGACGGTCGGAATTGCGACTAACAGACCAAGAACCGTGGTTACCAAGGCGCTCGAAATACCGCCAGCCATTGCTTTTGGATCGCCTGCACCGAAGATCGTGATCGCTTGGAAGGTGATGATCATACCGGTTACCGTACCAAGTAGACCCATCAGCGGTGCGACAGCGGCGATAATCTTCAGCAAGGTCAGACCTGACTCTAGCTTTGGCGTTTCGCGCATCACGCCTTCGGCCATTTTCAGCTCGAGGGTTTCTGGGTCCATCGTTGGGTTGTCTTCGTGAATCTTTAATACGCGACCCAGTGGGTTGTTGGTATTAGCCGCAGAAGACTTTAACTGCGCACTCACTTTGCTGGAGATCAGTGACAGTGCAATCAAACGGTATACCGCGAGTAACAGTGCAAACACACCCACTGCAGTAATGGCGTAACCCACGTAGCCACCTTGGTGCCAACGCTCTTCCAGCGTCGGTGAATCAATGATTGCGGCTAGGAAGGAACCACCGGTGGGGCCCGTTGGGTCGATACCAAACTGGTACATGCCGCTTGACGCGTTGGCGAGATCAGACGCCCAGCTGGTGTAAGAACCTGCAGGCTGACGAGGCAATTCGCTCAAGTTGCCGTTGTTGTAGGCCAGGTAGTTGCCGTTGGCATCGATGATGTTGAACGCACCGATTCGGATGACGTCACGAGGCGCGCGCTCACCGGATGGTGTTGCAACTTCAGCGGTGAACTTAACGACGTTACCTGTTTCAGTGATCTCGCGAAGCAATTCGTACCACACGCGCTCGATCTCTTCGATGCGAGGCAACTTGTCAGAGCCTGACATCTTCGCGATCAAGTCTTTCAAGAAACCTTCACGGTTGGCGTACTGCGAAGATACGAGTGACACTTCGATGTTCGACGACAAGTCACCAGCGGCCGCGGTCAAGTGGCCAAACAATTCCGTTAACGCACCCAACTTCTCTTTTAATTGCTTCTGCTTAGCGGCAATCAACAGCTCGTTGTCTTCGAATTTGTTTTCGAGCTGAGTACTCAAGCGCTCTTGACGCTCGCGCTCGGCTTCCGCTTCTTTCAGCAAACGCGCCTGATCCGCTTTTGCTTGGGCAAAACGCGCCTCACGCGCCTTGTTTTCTTTTGCATCGGTCGCTTGACCTTGCTTCACGAACTGAAGCAACTGCTCAAGGTTTGCCGCCGCTTCTGCACGCGGATCCACTTGCGGCTCAGCAGGAGCCTCCGCAGCGTCTTGCGCATAGGTCAGACCAGAAACAGCTAACGCGCCGCCCAAAGTTAGGGCCGCAAAAATTTTATTTAACGCTTTCATTAGTTAGCCTCCGGTGCAGCTACAGGCATGTTGAGAAGTTCAATGGTGGCTTGTTTCTTGGCGATACGTACGCCTTTGCGGATTGCAGCAGCGTAGTCACCTGATGGCAGGCTATCCCAAGACTTAGTTTCGGGATTCCACACACCACTTTCTTCACCGTCGGTCGTTTGGTAAACCAAAGACACACGACCAATACGTAGGAAATCGACGTCGCGAGTTACGCCATTGAGTTCGATGGTATCGCTGTACGTCTCCATACCTCGACCGTACTGAAGCTCAATATTGTAGGCTTCTAGTACCTGACGGAATTTCTCCGCAACCGTGATATCAGATCGATCAACGTTATCACGCAAAAACTCAATGCGTGCACGACGCTCGTCTAGGTTGAATGGAACATCCAACTCAACAAACTGCTCTAAACCGTCGATCATACGAATCACAAGCGGCATCATTTGACGCTGAATAACCGTTACGTCATCGATCGACGTATCGATATCGGCGATACGACGCTCTTGGTTATCAATTTGGCGCTGCAAACGTGCATTGTAGACCTTCAGTCCATCTACTTGCTTCATCACCGTTTTGTAGTCTGTTAACAGATCGCGGGCTTCTTCAGCCAAACGATCAATTTTCGCTTGAGACTGTTTAGCAGCAGCAGTTTTCTCTTCGCCAACTTTAATGATGGCGTCTAATGTGTTGGCTTGCGATGCGACCGAGCAAAAAGCCCCGGTAGCAACAACGGTAGCCATCAACACAGATTTTAGTCGATGCGTAGTCATGAGGGTTGCGTATCCTATAGTCCAACGTTTGTGATTTTAGAATCTGATAAAAAAGGGGCCTAACAAGCTCGCGTTAAACCCCACCGATAACGGTAATCCGTGCGCCGATTTAAACGTACAAAATGGTAATTTTCAATGAAATCTCTTGCACAAACTTAAGTGATTTTGCGTTTGAGTAGATCGGTTACACATTTAGCGCAGATCTCAACGGAAGGTAACACCGCGCACATCGCGACTAAGCGTCGCGCTACACACCGATCCGCTCATATGTGACAAAATGACAGGCGTATTGGTCTTTTTCGGACTGTCCAGGATGCTCGGCTTGCACCGATACCCACTCACTCCAATCGATGCAGTCCAGGACAGTGTCGCCCTCGGGCTCTGCGTCGATGTGCGTCACGATCAGACGGTCCGTAAAAGGCAGTGCTGACGCGTATATCTGCGATCCTCCGGCGATAATAATCTCATTCTGATCGGC
This region includes:
- a CDS encoding ExbD/TolR family protein; protein product: MRKLAKQKEEDGAEIDLTPMLDVVFIMLIFFIVVASFIKEAGIEVNRPDNSKSDPSDATSILVNIRSDNQIWMENRRVDVRSVRANIQRLLASDPEQAVTIKVEKGARANAVVNVADAAREAGAGSVNWASGGGKK
- a CDS encoding DUF3450 domain-containing protein — translated: MTTHRLKSVLMATVVATGAFCSVASQANTLDAIIKVGEEKTAAAKQSQAKIDRLAEEARDLLTDYKTVMKQVDGLKVYNARLQRQIDNQERRIADIDTSIDDVTVIQRQMMPLVIRMIDGLEQFVELDVPFNLDERRARIEFLRDNVDRSDITVAEKFRQVLEAYNIELQYGRGMETYSDTIELNGVTRDVDFLRIGRVSLVYQTTDGEESGVWNPETKSWDSLPSGDYAAAIRKGVRIAKKQATIELLNMPVAAPEAN
- a CDS encoding tetratricopeptide repeat protein; translated protein: MQNLSNKHVWMRAAALSLPLMLAQVGIEKASEAVGFQASTAFAQEAKKEERETRRTPALRNKVYEKLAEAQTAAEAKDWATARSVLDAMIDASGKRELNSYELANVYNLYAFIHYSNEDFPGALEAYRNVIAQPDIPLAMETNTKYTIAQLYFVQEDWKNGVDMLLEWFAVTDQPSATAHVLLSQGYYQLKDYDNALANVKIAIQMEEDKGRLPKEQWYNLARFLYFERNDVDNTIDMLRNLVTYYPKDQYWIQLSHMYGEKKEEGKQLSVMDAAYAQDLLTKGPERVTMAYLYLQGEVPYKAAQVMDRGLKEKLIDPTSKNYEIMGSAYRQAQEVAKAIPAMEIAAEKSEDGELYARLGNVYLDGDKFEEAIAALEKGLKRGGVRREDNAQLSLGMAYFNTKQYDKARKAFKEAGKDKRSETYAKQWIKYLNSELERQAKLAED
- a CDS encoding MotA/TolQ/ExbB proton channel family protein codes for the protein MKALNKIFAALTLGGALAVSGLTYAQDAAEAPAEPQVDPRAEAAANLEQLLQFVKQGQATDAKENKAREARFAQAKADQARLLKEAEAERERQERLSTQLENKFEDNELLIAAKQKQLKEKLGALTELFGHLTAAAGDLSSNIEVSLVSSQYANREGFLKDLIAKMSGSDKLPRIEEIERVWYELLREITETGNVVKFTAEVATPSGERAPRDVIRIGAFNIIDANGNYLAYNNGNLSELPRQPAGSYTSWASDLANASSGMYQFGIDPTGPTGGSFLAAIIDSPTLEERWHQGGYVGYAITAVGVFALLLAVYRLIALSLISSKVSAQLKSSAANTNNPLGRVLKIHEDNPTMDPETLELKMAEGVMRETPKLESGLTLLKIIAAVAPLMGLLGTVTGMIITFQAITIFGAGDPKAMAGGISSALVTTVLGLLVAIPTVLLHTLVNGRAQRVIHLLNEQATGIIAEHSETSHK
- a CDS encoding cold-shock protein; this translates as MATTTGTVKWFNETKGFGFIEREGGPDVFVHFSAIKGDGFKTLADGQKVEFDVTDGQKGPQAENVVPL
- a CDS encoding energy transducer TonB, with protein sequence MGNSIVRVIIAALVAVPVAVGLFFVMQSLIDREYEQEEVKSRKIADIVVPNKEIEVNVKEVKPEKVEDPEEPPPDMQPLEFDMDMDVDVVNLAPTAKVDVSINSSGMSSGDGEYLPIVKVAPIYPRRAQTRGITGYCIVEYVVTKSGSIRDPIPVDCQPEGVFERASLKAAEKFKYKPRVVDGEPIEVAGVQNKFTYELEQ
- a CDS encoding MotA/TolQ/ExbB proton channel family protein; the protein is MSGGITETILAFMDKGGDVLWLIAILVFVMWTLIFERFWFFTFAWRAERRLLIDKWESRAERKSWNAKQIRSRLVSQSREVINNNMSVITTMVALCPLLGLLGTVTGMIEVFNVMAVTGGGDAKSMAGGVERSTIPTMAGMVAALSGLFANTYLQRIAEREQESLEDKLTSDH
- a CDS encoding ExbD/TolR family protein: MSMRDQAARRRSASDEGQIDLTPMLDVVFIMLIFFIVTSSFVKEPGVELFKPQASTMEACERGTIIFAVDGQGDIYYNKNKVPLDRVNRVTEAAKKEAPQANLVIQVDQDTPAYAVEELIDEVRSLLTAPPCISTDDEV
- the pyk gene encoding pyruvate kinase, translating into MTTPTHRRTKIVATIGPGSDNPDSLFRLIEAGVDVFRLNFSHGSADHHAAVAERVRKQAAIAGRYVGILADLQGPKIRIAGFKEGKIELSAGDRFILDLELDKDAGDQRSVGVDFPDLAESVGAGDTLLLDDGRVRLIVNHVFHKTIECTVVVGGILSSRKGINRLGGGLSAPALTDKDISDIKSLKAVQPDFVAVSFVSTAADIEQTKGLLEEAGVSAGIIAKIERAEVVADTDTLDAIIDASFGVMVARGDLGVEVGDAQLIGIQKDLISRARRQDRVVITATQMMESMINSPMPTRAEVFDVANAVLDGTDAVMLSAETAVGNYPVEVVKAMADSALGAERHPVARSWKHKANQKFDSTQETIAVSAIYAASHNDNVRGIACLTESGNTPLLMSRISSGLPIFALSDNHATLQRLALCRGVIPLYFDARMFEPEMIEERAVEFLKDGRYVVSGDSIILTKGAIMGQTGSTNILKILNVA